Proteins encoded by one window of Pseudomonas coleopterorum:
- a CDS encoding histidine kinase produces the protein MADKTLRILIADELGQQAVQIERTLNNLGYFRVVPVRSLDELLTMVQSAYEPFDLLIANTDMAVRSGVDLPRFCMNTEHVRHALLYESQKQIETELTDASGERLRTSVTQLPDLEALRTFMAIVESPKAPLEHRVRVIGEGIRTRKSLSSPPP, from the coding sequence ATGGCTGACAAGACATTGCGCATTCTGATTGCCGACGAGCTGGGGCAGCAAGCGGTGCAGATCGAGCGAACGCTCAACAATCTGGGCTATTTCAGGGTCGTGCCGGTGCGGTCTCTCGACGAACTGCTGACCATGGTGCAGAGCGCTTATGAGCCATTCGATCTATTGATCGCCAACACCGACATGGCGGTGCGCTCCGGTGTTGACTTGCCACGGTTCTGCATGAACACCGAGCATGTCCGCCATGCGTTGCTGTATGAAAGCCAAAAGCAGATCGAAACGGAACTGACCGATGCCAGCGGCGAGCGGTTGCGTACCAGCGTCACGCAGTTGCCTGATCTTGAAGCGCTGCGCACGTTCATGGCCATTGTCGAATCGCCCAAGGCACCATTGGAGCACCGTGTGCGGGTGATCGGCGAGGGCATTCGCACGCGCAAGTCCTTGAGCTCCCCTCCGCCTTAG
- a CDS encoding glycosyltransferase gives MIRFAIIAPPLPSHFHPLEHLAMELIERGHCVTFFHQSTARRLLRFPKVKFHAIGPERTPARWFSKSPTQAASFGTWLGQRRIYAEMAWVTEMLCHELPAALREDRIDALLCDQMEAAGGLVAESLGLPFVSIACALPVNREDATIPLPVLPYPYERGEDAVRRYARAERRYDWIMKPLHKTIARQSVALGLTTRKRLHQCLSPLAQISQTVLEFDFPRPNLPPWFHEVGPLRRVPDEANHLPYALDNSRPFVVATLGPLHGNRMNMFKRIARACKMLDAQLLVIHHDGLSHRQCALLLRQGATWVTNSADQALLLQYADVLVTHGELDIVLEAVVAETPILVLPIAADQPGVAARVAYSGSGVHASRHSSSRELEKHLRHVLENQWPHLEQLADAIHVMGGTQRAADIIEAVIPDRTKLRLVSGG, from the coding sequence ATGATCCGTTTCGCAATCATCGCACCTCCCTTGCCAAGTCATTTTCATCCACTTGAACACTTGGCAATGGAGCTGATCGAGCGGGGTCACTGTGTGACATTCTTCCACCAGTCCACAGCCCGCCGGCTTCTGCGTTTCCCCAAGGTCAAATTTCATGCCATCGGTCCTGAACGCACTCCTGCGCGGTGGTTTTCGAAAAGCCCGACCCAGGCAGCAAGTTTCGGCACCTGGCTGGGCCAGCGACGTATCTATGCAGAAATGGCGTGGGTAACGGAAATGCTCTGCCATGAGTTGCCGGCGGCCTTGCGGGAAGATCGCATCGATGCATTGCTATGCGACCAGATGGAAGCTGCTGGTGGGCTGGTGGCGGAGTCCCTTGGCCTGCCTTTCGTCTCCATTGCCTGTGCACTGCCCGTCAACCGTGAGGATGCGACCATCCCCTTGCCGGTGCTGCCCTACCCCTACGAGCGTGGCGAAGATGCCGTCAGGCGTTACGCGCGTGCCGAGCGTCGATACGACTGGATCATGAAACCCCTGCACAAGACCATTGCTCGTCAATCCGTTGCGCTTGGGTTGACTACACGCAAGCGCCTGCACCAGTGCCTGTCGCCATTGGCGCAGATCAGCCAAACGGTGCTTGAGTTCGACTTCCCACGCCCCAATCTGCCGCCCTGGTTTCATGAAGTGGGGCCGTTGCGGCGGGTTCCGGATGAGGCGAACCACCTGCCCTATGCCTTGGACAACAGCCGCCCCTTCGTCGTCGCAACGCTCGGCCCGCTTCACGGCAATCGGATGAATATGTTCAAGCGGATCGCCCGAGCCTGCAAGATGCTCGATGCCCAGTTGCTGGTCATTCATCACGATGGACTGAGCCATCGCCAGTGCGCTCTGCTGTTGCGACAAGGCGCAACCTGGGTCACGAACTCGGCCGATCAAGCGCTGTTGTTGCAGTATGCCGACGTATTGGTGACCCACGGTGAACTTGATATCGTACTCGAAGCCGTCGTGGCGGAGACCCCCATACTGGTCTTGCCCATAGCTGCCGACCAACCGGGTGTGGCGGCACGTGTGGCGTACAGTGGCTCCGGCGTGCATGCGAGCCGGCATAGCAGCAGCCGTGAATTGGAGAAACACCTGCGTCATGTACTCGAGAATCAGTGGCCCCACCTTGAACAGCTCGCCGATGCCATTCACGTGATGGGCGGTACCCAACGTGCCGCCGATATCATCGAGGCGGTGATTCCGGACCGCACCAAGCTGCGGCTGGTCAGCGGTGGCTGA
- a CDS encoding ComEA family DNA-binding protein produces the protein MPGISLPALALVALACIGGVFGTTPATAATTSSRAMQVDLPSQVNLNTADAETLRKVLSGVGRTKAAAIVEHRQTYGPFESVDELLEVTGIGKTLLDRNRDKLTVE, from the coding sequence ATGCCTGGAATTTCTTTGCCCGCACTGGCGCTGGTGGCTTTGGCCTGCATCGGGGGGGTGTTTGGCACTACGCCGGCAACGGCTGCGACAACATCGTCACGGGCTATGCAGGTGGACCTGCCAAGCCAGGTCAACCTGAATACGGCCGATGCCGAAACCCTGAGGAAAGTACTGTCGGGGGTCGGGCGCACCAAGGCCGCTGCCATCGTCGAACACCGGCAGACCTACGGCCCCTTCGAATCGGTCGATGAATTGCTGGAAGTCACCGGCATCGGCAAGACCCTGCTGGATCGCAACCGCGACAAGCTCACCGTTGAGTGA
- a CDS encoding O-antigen ligase family protein produces the protein MDRQPLIQPQRASVRVRTAQVLNAYVLPIGWLVIMTGMFWAWDRSLYHKLFYLFLAIPTLLALAVQPGPFKALVRNPMFLAFVAFSAYILLSVSWAIDGEDFGSLFKRPLYIAMVLLSAGLIALNIPARLAQITHLAALIATAAGGLSLIYFYGVQGASLGSRLDGYGALYNPLLSAHVFGAFASVWLATWYIGRNPWNPLALGCLAVLGVTLIATGSRTPIIGMAAALLWLMAAGNKKRGGLAIAIALVGIAALYVVMPDVLTSRGASYRPQIWMESLRQISENPWLGRGYDSEMTIVIPGLPTTLADPHNIELGVLYIGGVAGLSLWMVLYGLAMRFCWMNRREPQVVVAATWLVFGFASGLTEGSAFMSRPKEHWFLIWIPMALVYAQWLCHWGNRLHHPPAKAL, from the coding sequence ATGGACAGACAACCCCTCATCCAACCTCAACGCGCGTCCGTGCGCGTGCGCACGGCGCAGGTGCTCAATGCCTATGTTCTACCGATAGGCTGGCTGGTCATCATGACCGGAATGTTCTGGGCGTGGGATCGTTCCCTCTACCACAAGCTGTTCTACCTTTTCCTGGCGATCCCCACGCTGCTAGCGTTGGCAGTGCAACCGGGTCCGTTCAAGGCATTGGTGCGCAACCCGATGTTTCTGGCCTTCGTAGCGTTCAGTGCGTACATCCTGCTCAGCGTCAGCTGGGCCATAGACGGAGAAGATTTTGGCTCGTTGTTCAAACGGCCGCTGTACATCGCCATGGTGCTGCTTTCCGCTGGCCTGATCGCGTTGAACATACCGGCCCGGCTGGCGCAGATCACCCACCTGGCAGCGCTGATCGCAACGGCGGCTGGAGGGTTGTCGCTGATCTATTTCTATGGTGTGCAAGGTGCCTCTCTCGGCAGCCGCCTGGACGGCTATGGCGCGCTGTACAACCCATTGCTCAGCGCCCACGTGTTCGGCGCCTTCGCCAGTGTCTGGCTGGCCACGTGGTACATCGGTCGCAATCCTTGGAACCCATTGGCGCTAGGCTGCCTGGCGGTGCTTGGCGTGACCTTGATCGCCACCGGTTCGCGTACCCCCATCATCGGCATGGCGGCGGCTCTGCTATGGCTGATGGCGGCAGGAAACAAGAAACGCGGCGGGTTGGCCATTGCCATCGCACTGGTGGGCATTGCCGCGTTGTATGTGGTGATGCCTGATGTGCTGACATCGCGAGGAGCGTCGTATAGGCCGCAGATCTGGATGGAATCGCTGCGTCAGATCAGTGAAAACCCCTGGCTGGGCCGCGGTTACGATTCGGAAATGACCATTGTCATTCCAGGGCTGCCGACCACCTTGGCGGATCCGCACAATATCGAATTGGGCGTGCTCTACATCGGCGGCGTGGCCGGACTGAGTCTGTGGATGGTGCTGTATGGGTTGGCCATGCGCTTCTGCTGGATGAACCGGCGAGAGCCGCAGGTGGTGGTCGCCGCCACCTGGCTGGTATTCGGATTTGCTTCGGGCCTGACCGAAGGCAGCGCCTTCATGTCGCGGCCCAAGGAGCACTGGTTCCTGATCTGGATTCCGATGGCATTGGTGTATGCGCAGTGGTTGTGCCACTGGGGCAACCGCCTCCACCATCCTCCGGCCAAAGCCCTGTAA